A single genomic interval of Gossypium raimondii isolate GPD5lz chromosome 11, ASM2569854v1, whole genome shotgun sequence harbors:
- the LOC105804016 gene encoding BTB/POZ domain-containing protein NPY4, whose amino-acid sequence MKFMKLGSKPDSFQTDGGYIRFVASELATDMVVNVGDVKFYLHKFPLLSKSARLQKLVAATNDANGDEIHIQDIPGGPAAFEVCAKFCYGMTVTLNAYNVVTARCAAEYLEMYETIEKGNLIYKIDVFLNSSIFRSWKDSIIVLQTTKSLLPWSEELKVVSHCLDSIASKASIDTSKVEWSYTYNRKKIASENGNSPQWNDARKPQMVPKDWWVEDLCELPIDLYKRVIVTIKTKGRVSGDVIGEALNAYTLRRLPGFSKGVIQNIDFVKYRSLVETIVWLLPTEKGVVSCSFLLRLLRAAIFLDCGETERNELMRRIAQQLPEATMNDLLIRAPPGEATVYDVDMVQNLVEEFVTHSSQTEPVDNEFLGSRSPKFGPDASKVLVAKLIDCYLAEIARDPNLHLSKFVNLGETIASFSRPSHDGLYRAIDMYLKEHPGISKSERKRICKLMDCRKLSAEACMHAVQNERLPLRVVVQVLFFEQVRATASAENSTSDLPGSIRALLPGGSHGSSRSTTTNTEEDWDSVPTADDIKALKGELATLRLGSNDSGNEAAKSDVEKVAASRMKGLVMSKIFSKLWSSKERHGEISSSDTSDSHGSVNAEETKSTPSRSRRHSLS is encoded by the exons ATGAAGTTTATGAAACTGGGATCCAAGCCTGATTCATTTCAGACTGATGGAGGTTATATCAG GTTCGTTGCAAGTGAGTTAGCAACTGACATGGTCGTTAACGTTGGGGATGTGAAATTCTATCTGCATAAG TTTCCGTTGTTATCCAAAAGTGCACGCTTGCAGAAGCTGGTTGCAGCAACAAATGATGCGAATGGTGATGAAATCCACATTCAAGATATACCTGGTGGACCAGCAGCATTTGAAGTATGTGCTAAGTTTTGTTATGGAATGACTGTCACTCTCAATGCGTACAATGTTGTCACAGCTCGATGTGCTGCTGAATACCTCGAGATGTATGAAACTATTGAGAAAGGAAATCTCATCTATAAGATTGATGTCTTCCTGAATTCGAGCATATTCAGGAGCTGGAAAGATTCCATCATTGTTCTTCAAACAACAAAATCTCTGCTTCCATGGTCGGAGGAACTAAAGGTTGTCAGCCACTGCCTTGATTCGATAGCTTCCAAGGCTTCAATTGATACTTCCAAGGTGGAATGGTCATATACCTATAATCGGAAAAAGATAGCATCAGAGAATGGAAATAGTCCACAGTGGAATGATGCAAGAAAACCACAAATGGTTCCGAAGGACTGGTGGGTAGAAgatctttgtgagcttcctatTGATCTATACAAGCGCGTGATTGTGACGATTAAAACAAAAGGCAGAGTTTCTGGAGATGTAATTGGAGAAGCCCTAAATGCATACACCCTAAGAAGATTGCCTGGTTTTAGCAAGGGTGTGATCCAGAATATTGATTTCGTAAAGTATCGGTCATTGGTGGAGACCATTGTGTGGCTGCTGCCAACTGAGAAAGGAGTTGTTTCTTGTAGCTTCTTGCTTAGATTATTAAGAGCAGCAATTTTTTTGGATTGTGGAGAAACAGAGAGAAATGAGTTGATGAGGAGAATTGCTCAGCAGCTTCCGGAGGCAACGATGAATGATCTATTAATTCGAGCTCCACCTGGTGAAGCAACAGTATATGATGTTGACATGGTTCAAAACTTGGTTGAGGAGTTTGTGACTCACAGTTCTCAAACCGAACCCGTAGATAATGAATTCCTGGGGAGTAGAAGCCCTAAGTTTGGACCTGATGCTTCTAAAGTGTTGGTAGCAAAGCTAATTGACTGTTACCTAGCTGAAATTGCACGAGATCCGAATTTACACCTTTCAAAATTTGTCAATCTTGGTGAAACTATAGCTAGCTTCTCGAGACCTTCTCATGATGGACTTTACCGTGCCATAGACATGTATCTCAAG GAACATCCTGGAATCAGCAAGAGTGAGAGAAAGAGAATATGCAAGTTAATGGACTGCAGGAAGCTATCAGCTGAGGCCTGCATGCATGCTGTGCAAAATGAGAGACTCCCGTTGCGAGTCGTCGTGCAGGTCCTCTTCTTTGAGCAAGTCAGGGCTACAGCATCAGCTGAAAACAGCACGTCCGATCTCCCAGGGTCCATCAGGGCCCTTCTCCCTGGTGGGTCTCATGGCAGCTCAAGGTCCACTACAACGAACACCGAAGAGGATTGGGATTCGGTGCCAACAGCTGATGATATCAAAGCTTTGAAAGGGGAGCTTGCTACTCTAAGATTAGGCAGTAATGATAGTGGAAATGAAGCAGCTAAATCCGATGTCGAAAAGGTTGCTGCTAGTCGAATGAAAGGTTTGGTGATGTCAAAAATATTCTCGAAACTTTGGTCGAGTAAGGAAAGACATGGTGAAATTAGCAGCTCGGATACATCAGACAGCCATGGATCTGTGAATGCGGAAGAAACAAAGTCCACCCCTTCTAGAAGTAGGAGACATTCACTATCTTAG